One segment of Candidatus Rokuibacteriota bacterium DNA contains the following:
- a CDS encoding NADP-dependent oxidoreductase, with protein MTALVNRQIVLAARPAGMPKATDFRLETTPVPEPGPGQILVRNIWMSVDPYMRGRMNDRKSYSPPFEVGKPLDGRAVGQVLKSNHPKLKEGAVVSNMQGWREYFVSAGEGITPVDASLPLPAYLGVLGVPGFTGWYGLKEIGKPKAGETLVVSGAAGATGSLVVQMGKILGCRVVGTAGTDEKCAYVRRELGADAAINYKTAGDCVDALRQACPKGVDVYFENVGGPILDAVLRLLNPLSRIPLCGMISQYNLEIPDPGPRYLFSMIANRTLMQGFIISDHFDRYGEFVGEVGGWLKAGRIKREETVVEGIENAPKAFLGLFSGDNLGKMVVRLAPDPPASGPR; from the coding sequence ATGACCGCACTCGTGAACCGGCAGATCGTCCTCGCTGCCCGCCCCGCGGGCATGCCGAAGGCCACCGACTTCAGGCTCGAGACGACGCCCGTGCCCGAGCCGGGGCCAGGCCAGATCCTCGTGCGCAACATCTGGATGTCGGTGGACCCGTATATGCGAGGCCGCATGAACGACCGCAAGTCGTACTCGCCGCCCTTCGAAGTCGGCAAGCCGCTCGACGGGCGCGCCGTGGGGCAGGTGCTGAAGTCGAATCATCCCAAGCTCAAGGAAGGCGCGGTCGTCAGCAACATGCAGGGCTGGCGCGAGTACTTCGTCTCGGCGGGCGAGGGCATCACGCCGGTCGATGCCTCGCTGCCGCTGCCGGCCTACCTTGGCGTCCTCGGTGTCCCCGGTTTCACGGGCTGGTACGGGCTCAAGGAGATCGGCAAGCCCAAGGCCGGCGAGACGCTCGTGGTCTCCGGCGCCGCCGGAGCGACGGGCTCGCTCGTCGTCCAGATGGGCAAGATCCTGGGCTGCCGCGTCGTGGGCACGGCCGGCACCGACGAGAAGTGCGCCTATGTCAGGCGCGAGCTGGGGGCGGACGCCGCCATCAACTACAAGACGGCCGGTGACTGCGTCGACGCGCTCCGCCAGGCCTGCCCCAAGGGCGTCGACGTCTACTTCGAGAACGTGGGCGGGCCGATCCTCGACGCCGTGCTGCGCCTGCTCAACCCGCTCTCCCGCATCCCCCTCTGCGGCATGATCTCGCAGTACAACCTGGAGATCCCCGACCCCGGCCCGCGCTACCTCTTCTCCATGATCGCCAACCGCACCCTCATGCAGGGCTTCATCATCTCCGACCACTTCGACCGCTACGGAGAATTCGTCGGCGAGGTGGGCGGCTGGCTCAAGGCCGGGCGCATCAAGCGGGAAGAGACCGTAGTCGAGGGCATCGAGAACGCGCCCAAGGCCTTCCTCGGCCTCTTCTCCGGCGACAACCTGGGCAAGATGGTCGTGCGCCTGGCCCCCGACCCCCCGGCCTCTGGTCCGAGGTAG
- a CDS encoding HRDC domain-containing protein, which yields MAAPLWIRTPEELDALVVSLRGAKTLCIDTEADGLHHHPVKLCLVQVADDRGRGHLIDPLALPTLQPLGPFFADAGVVKVLHAADNDLGYLKRLYGFSVANIFDTAIAARFLGVTSLSLDGLLRDFIGVDPGPSRQKDDWSKRPLSPAQETYALNDVLHLIPLRQKLLEALRAKGRELWVEEECALIAAMPAPEKAADPDAYMKLKAAKDLDGRGLAVLRELHQARETLAIKLDRPPFMILGNEVLVALAVLKPRDSNSILTVKGCTINVVRRAGEAILAAVERGLTVLDAELPVRRPNPRPRASGAVQRRSEALRAWRVEAAKLVELDAGVIFPQRLIDRLAHDPPRDLDALARVEGVGRWRAELFGADLLRRLE from the coding sequence ATGGCCGCCCCACTCTGGATACGGACCCCCGAGGAGCTCGACGCGCTCGTCGTGTCCCTGCGGGGGGCCAAGACGCTCTGCATCGACACCGAGGCCGACGGCCTCCACCACCATCCGGTCAAGCTCTGCCTGGTGCAGGTGGCCGACGACCGGGGCCGGGGACACCTAATAGATCCGCTCGCGCTACCCACGCTCCAGCCGCTCGGACCCTTCTTCGCGGACGCGGGCGTGGTCAAGGTGCTGCACGCAGCCGACAACGATCTCGGCTATCTCAAGCGGCTCTACGGGTTCTCCGTCGCCAACATCTTCGACACGGCCATCGCCGCGCGCTTTCTCGGCGTGACGTCGCTGTCGCTCGACGGGCTCCTGCGCGACTTCATCGGCGTGGACCCGGGTCCCTCGCGCCAGAAAGACGACTGGTCCAAGCGCCCGCTGAGCCCGGCCCAGGAGACCTACGCGCTCAACGACGTGCTCCACCTGATACCTTTGCGGCAGAAGCTGTTGGAGGCTTTGCGCGCCAAGGGGCGCGAGCTCTGGGTCGAGGAGGAGTGCGCGTTGATCGCCGCCATGCCCGCTCCCGAGAAGGCTGCCGACCCCGACGCCTACATGAAGCTCAAGGCCGCCAAGGACCTCGACGGCCGCGGGCTCGCCGTGCTGCGCGAGCTCCACCAGGCGCGCGAGACGCTGGCGATCAAGCTCGACCGCCCGCCCTTCATGATTCTGGGCAACGAGGTGCTGGTGGCGCTGGCGGTGCTCAAGCCTCGGGACAGCAACTCGATCCTCACGGTCAAGGGGTGCACGATCAACGTGGTGCGCCGAGCGGGCGAGGCGATCCTGGCGGCCGTCGAGCGCGGCCTGACCGTGCTGGACGCCGAGCTGCCCGTGCGGCGCCCGAACCCGCGGCCCCGCGCCTCCGGCGCCGTCCAGCGGCGGAGCGAGGCGCTCCGCGCCTGGCGCGTCGAGGCCGCCAAGCTCGTGGAGCTCGACGCGGGCGTGATTTTCCCGCAGCGCCTGATCGACAGGCTGGCCCATGATCCGCCGCGCGACCTCGATGCCCTCGCGCGCGTGGAAGGTGTCGGGCGCTGGCGCGCCGAGCTCTTCGGCGCCGATCTCTTGAGGAGGCTCGAATGA
- a CDS encoding 3-hydroxyacyl-CoA dehydrogenase — translation MKIAGSVAVITGGASGLGRATAERLLAGGGKVALLDLPKSAGVEVAKQMGGNAFFAACDVTSADEVTAALEAAAAKLGAVHVLVNCAGIGAAEKAYGKRGPADLGVFTRVIQVNLIGTFNCIRLAAAHMAKNQPNEEGERGVVVNTASVAAFDGQIGQAAYSASKGGIVGMTLPIARDLADLGIRVCTIAPGLFDTPLLAGLPEPARVSLGKQVPFPPRLGRPAEYGALAAHIVENTMLNGETIRLDGAIRMQPR, via the coding sequence ATGAAGATCGCGGGATCCGTTGCGGTGATCACGGGCGGCGCGTCGGGGCTGGGCCGGGCGACGGCCGAGCGGCTGCTCGCGGGCGGCGGCAAGGTCGCGCTCCTCGACCTGCCCAAGTCCGCCGGCGTCGAGGTGGCCAAGCAGATGGGGGGCAATGCCTTCTTCGCGGCCTGCGACGTCACCAGCGCCGACGAGGTGACGGCGGCGCTCGAAGCCGCCGCGGCGAAGTTGGGCGCCGTCCACGTGCTGGTCAACTGTGCCGGCATCGGCGCGGCCGAGAAGGCCTACGGCAAGCGCGGCCCGGCTGATCTCGGGGTATTTACGCGAGTCATCCAGGTCAACCTAATCGGCACCTTCAACTGCATCAGGCTGGCCGCCGCGCACATGGCCAAGAACCAACCCAACGAGGAGGGCGAGCGGGGCGTGGTGGTCAACACCGCCTCCGTCGCCGCCTTCGATGGCCAGATCGGCCAGGCGGCCTACTCGGCCTCCAAGGGCGGCATCGTCGGCATGACGCTGCCCATCGCCCGCGACCTTGCGGACCTGGGCATCCGCGTCTGCACCATCGCGCCCGGGCTCTTCGACACCCCGCTCCTGGCGGGGCTGCCGGAGCCCGCGCGCGTGTCGCTCGGCAAGCAGGTCCCGTTCCCCCCTCGCCTCGGGCGCCCGGCCGAGTACGGCGCCCTCGCAGCCCACATCGTCGAGAACACCATGCTCAACGGCGAGACCATCAGGCTGGACGGGGCGATCAGAATGCAGCCCCGCTAG
- a CDS encoding site-specific integrase, translating to METWYAERLGQVSPTTANKELARLKHLLGRAVTWGYLKASPARALKKAKEAPGRVRYLSPEEYEKLLNGADVTVKANNGRIWTARQAPNSALRLYILAALHTGARRSELVRLRWADVDMRARTITFRHTKNGYARSVPMTDTLRETFAALPRPLSPEAPVLPEREPKVISRGFARLVADLEMPNLRFHDLRHHAGSMLTMAGVPQRSIMEILGHRDPRMTMRYQHLSPGHLRDAIRALEPHPVKAAVPDNESASAIA from the coding sequence ATGGAGACGTGGTACGCCGAGCGGCTCGGCCAGGTCTCTCCCACCACCGCCAACAAGGAGCTGGCCCGGCTCAAGCATCTGCTCGGCCGCGCCGTCACGTGGGGGTATCTCAAGGCGAGCCCGGCGCGGGCGCTCAAGAAGGCGAAGGAAGCGCCAGGGCGGGTCCGGTATCTCTCGCCCGAGGAGTACGAGAAGCTCTTGAACGGCGCCGACGTGACGGTGAAGGCGAACAACGGGCGGATATGGACGGCGCGACAGGCGCCCAACTCCGCGCTCCGACTCTACATATTGGCCGCGCTCCACACAGGGGCTCGGCGAAGCGAGCTCGTGCGCCTCCGATGGGCTGACGTGGACATGCGGGCGCGGACCATCACCTTCCGGCACACCAAGAACGGGTACGCACGCTCGGTTCCGATGACGGACACGCTGCGTGAAACCTTCGCCGCGCTCCCCCGCCCGCTCTCACCGGAGGCGCCCGTCCTTCCTGAGCGCGAGCCTAAAGTGATCTCCCGCGGCTTCGCGCGCCTGGTGGCCGACCTCGAGATGCCCAACCTCCGATTCCACGACCTCCGCCATCACGCGGGCAGCATGCTCACTATGGCCGGCGTCCCTCAGCGAAGCATCATGGAGATTCTCGGCCACCGCGATCCGCGGATGACGATGCGTTATCAGCACCTCTCGCCGGGGCATCTCCGCGACGCCATTCGAGCCCTGGAGCCGCACCCCGTCAAGGCCGCGGTACCGGACAACGAGAGCGCGTCCGCGATCGCGTGA
- a CDS encoding branched-chain amino acid ABC transporter substrate-binding protein, with translation MSRAKSVLSGILVLAVVGGLASGAMSADPIRVAYVDPLSGPFAATGENGLKQFRFAADQINRAGGVLGRQIEIVPFDNKVSPQESLIQLKKVIGDGIPFVFQGNSSGVAHAISDAVLKHNERNPGSRVLYLNYSAVDPALTNEKCHYWHFRFDAHADMKMAALTDVIKAKTKIKKIYVIGQDYSFGKAVAEAAVSMLKAKRPDIQIVGNELHPIGKVLDFSPYVQKILASGADAVITGNWGADMVNLAKAANDGGLKVPFYTYYAASDGVTAAIGAAGIDRIRLVHETNPGNPSAPKALGDYITGYKKVNHEGDVNQPRINTGVNMLALAIKKAGTVDVDKVAAALEGMEWTTLGGDQVVMRREDHQLQMPIYISVHTNKGITYDFDNSGFGLSLESKIDRAKATQPTTCKMARPG, from the coding sequence ATGTCCAGGGCGAAGAGCGTGCTCAGCGGTATCCTCGTGCTCGCGGTGGTCGGCGGGCTGGCGTCAGGGGCGATGTCGGCCGATCCCATCCGGGTGGCCTACGTCGATCCGCTTTCGGGGCCGTTCGCGGCGACCGGCGAGAACGGACTCAAGCAGTTCCGCTTCGCCGCGGACCAGATCAATCGCGCGGGCGGCGTGCTCGGCCGGCAGATCGAGATCGTGCCCTTCGACAACAAGGTCAGCCCGCAGGAGAGCCTGATCCAGCTCAAGAAGGTCATCGGTGACGGGATCCCCTTCGTCTTCCAGGGCAACAGCTCGGGCGTGGCCCACGCCATCTCGGACGCGGTCCTCAAGCACAACGAGCGCAATCCGGGCAGCCGCGTCCTCTATCTGAACTACTCAGCCGTCGACCCCGCGCTCACGAACGAGAAGTGCCACTACTGGCACTTCCGCTTTGACGCCCACGCCGACATGAAGATGGCGGCGCTGACCGACGTCATCAAGGCCAAGACCAAGATCAAGAAGATCTACGTCATCGGCCAGGACTACTCGTTCGGGAAGGCGGTGGCCGAAGCCGCCGTCAGCATGCTCAAGGCCAAGCGGCCCGACATCCAGATCGTCGGCAACGAGCTGCACCCGATCGGCAAGGTGCTGGACTTCTCGCCGTACGTACAGAAAATCCTCGCCTCCGGCGCCGACGCCGTCATCACCGGCAACTGGGGCGCCGACATGGTGAACCTGGCCAAGGCCGCCAACGACGGTGGGTTGAAGGTGCCTTTCTACACCTACTACGCGGCCTCCGACGGCGTCACCGCCGCCATCGGCGCCGCCGGCATCGACCGCATCCGGCTCGTCCACGAGACCAACCCCGGCAACCCGAGCGCGCCCAAGGCGTTGGGCGACTACATCACGGGGTACAAGAAGGTGAACCACGAGGGCGACGTCAACCAGCCCCGCATCAACACGGGCGTCAACATGCTCGCCCTGGCCATCAAGAAGGCGGGCACCGTGGACGTCGACAAGGTGGCCGCCGCCCTCGAGGGCATGGAGTGGACCACGCTGGGCGGCGATCAGGTCGTCATGCGACGCGAGGATCACCAGCTCCAGATGCCCATCTACATCTCCGTGCACACCAACAAGGGCATCACCTACGACTTCGACAACTCCGGCTTTGGGCTGTCGCTCGAGAGCAAGATCGATCGTGCGAAGGCCACGCAGCCCACGACCTGTAAGATGGCGCGGCCGGGCTAG